The Danio aesculapii chromosome 11, fDanAes4.1, whole genome shotgun sequence region ctgtttatttcacttttattttttgatctctgtcgtgtatatatatatatatatatatatatatatatatatatatatatatatatatatatatatatatatatatatatatatatatatatatatatatatatatatatatatatatatatatatatatatatatatatatatatatatgcttgaattttatattgttttatgcagatgcactgcatagaaaaaagaCTTAATCAtctaatgccaagttcagactgcccTGATTGTTTTAGCCCAGATTTTGACTcgtcgacaggttttgagaaactgccgacaaatgcctgaaatcacagacaaattggtgctcgttcacgtgagtaacaatcacacagtgtgaactatcaaagacacgatctgagagaatcaccaatgagtcgctgacacccgtgagatatttggcatgctaaatatctggagctgtcagcgattcaaatcatgccgtgtgaaatgtgttctgattgaaaataacatctgcgattacctacagccaatgagagagcagcatccacttgtgtgagtatctgcaggccagcgggacgTTGAGGGAGAgattaaaagcgctcattttcagtttatttggacccaataAATGGAGGAAAagctagtgtaaatttggcagaagcaccagtgtctgtttgacgtgtcatctgagcagtGTCACAATGCGAAGTGAGACAAAAGTTggcggcgattcttcctattgtaaagtcattcagtgtgaaacctcctgtcaccgatccatcttgcagtgtaaacaaagcgaTGAAGCGATACCCCAGATAGTCatacagtgtgaaaacatccatgacacgactactttgaaaatcatgcagactgaactcggcataagttgATATAAATTACTTAAATCTtcccaaatagagctgttcaaatcatctggGGAAATTATTCATTTCACAATATGTATCTcagtaaaacaaaatatcgcaatgtcagatttttccaattgCGTGCAACCCTAATTTGATCATTTGATTACTATTAGTTAAGATTTTATAATGAAAACACTTTGGATGTTTTCAAAAAGGTATGACCAAGAAGAATTTTAAGTCATCAAATATTGAAGTgaaaaccatatttaacttttaatataCATTGTTtgtgaatattatttatttctgtttctgtttttgttttgtgtatcaTCTCTTATTGAAATATGAAGTTATTCTTATCATGTAAtgtttttatgtacagttgaagtaaagttagccctcttgaattattagccccttgtttattttcccccaatttctgtttaacggagagaaggttctaaacatgatagttttaataactcatttcttataactgatttattttatctttgccatgatgacatggaatattttactagatatttttcaagacacttctatacagcttaaagtgacatttaattaggttaattagggtaactaggcaggttagggtaattaagcaaattattgtataatgatggtttattctatagactatggaaaaaatatatagcttaaaggggctaataattttgtccttaaaatagttttaaaaaatttcaaaactgcttttattttagccaaaataaaacaaataagactttctcctgaagaaaaaatatgatcagacatacagACAAAATGTCCATgttctggtaaacatcatttggaaaatatttaaaaagaggaaaagaaaatgcaaagggggctaataattctgacttcaactatatattgaTCCTGCCGTGAAATAGCCAGAaattgctgatgtggcaataaacaaACTttctgttgttgaacacaaaataagacattttcaagaaagctggaaactggtaacccttgaattccatagtatttggttttcctattatagaggtcaatggttacctgttttcaACATTATCAATATTTAAGCTATTTAAGTTTTGGAAGAACCACTTGAATTTACTTAATTGACCtaaattgtgatttttctttGGTTCTCTTTAACACAAATCAgggacagaaaataaaaatctagATTAAAGTTatttagataaataataataataataataaatgtactattcatttattcatgtaggACTCATTTATTGATGTAgggttttgagatattgagctttacaatttagcattccatatagcaaaaaTTAAGttgcctttttttaaattaagggtGTGTGTCTACCAAATTGCTTTTGTACCGCAGAAATGCAAGTGTTGTTCTTTTATTCTGTTGCTGTCAATGGAAGCGTctcgtttttaaaatgtttctgatATTTCGTATGCCATTATAACAGTTTTAAAGgcccagatttaaaaaaataataataataaaataaatatgtataaattataatTCAGAAAATCAAATACTAACATTGAAGAGAGATTCAGTGAATTACAATTCCATTAACATCAGTTAATGTCTgtgaattttattaaataaataatgaatacatttttctaCATACAAATGTGTTTCCGTTCAGGCAAACACGACACCTCCAAAACTGAACCGAGATGAAGCAAAAGGAAGAGGTGCTCTTCTGTCAGACATCTGTAAAGGCGCCAAATTGAAGAAGACAACCGGAGTCAGTGACAGAAGTGCACCTGTTCTTGAAAGTAAGTTGACTGGGCTCCACTCCAAAATACAAGTCATTTTTGGTAAGtattatttgaattattgcattaatatttgatcaataaaaccttttttttttttgacagaggCTGGAGGTCGAAGTGGCGGCggcggaggaggaggaggaggcagcggcgGCGGCGGTGGCGGTGgtggtagtggtggtggtggtggtggtggaggagGTTTTGGAGGTGGCTCTGGACCTATGGCCATGGGAGGGTTGTTCAGTGGAGGAGTGCCTAAATTACGACCTGTCGGTGGTGAGTTCCCTTTTCAAAAGCTGTTTCCTTCCAAATTTGCAAATTTATGCGCAAAATTTAAAACACAGTTTCTGTCGTGTGTTTAAgggaataaaatatttatattccaGCAAACTAACATGCTATATGAATAATAAACAGTCCTTTCTGTGGGTTGAGAATTGTATCACTTTTTCTCttagatttaggcccaatccaaattctatttttgtaccccttccacTTAGCCCTTAAAACccagtgtgaaggggaagggcttcaaaatttacccctaagaaatgggatctcttgcttcaaatgagatcagacgatcacgactgctgtagttattccagtttcttttattttttggtatttatcttcaagaaatcactgaaggcatatattatgttatcgtaacgatctaatgtggcagtaagatcataactatactgcgcatttacacaatggccatattcatctatgtaaacacaccaaaacaacactaacattatagcagacgccgtaaaaagcccattcccagccacgaGACATTACTGATAggatattcgagtgtcagaatgttgtgggactgctatacaggagttatgattatggattatagatagcgaaatttagaaaattcccctcgttttgcgcattcccgtgaaggggtaggggtgtcccaattctctttagtttgaaggcgtagagctaaggggaaggggtagatagccctcgaatgaagatttttcagagtaaggggaagggctaaggggtaaaattgggattgggcttcatctcatctcatctcctgcctctgttcaaaacatgtatcacGATACTTTCAACGTTTGTATcgatttgaatcgtcacatatttgaatcgattttcaaccgactcacggtgaatcgttatatccctaaaaataatacaaaatcattttaaaatcacagTACTTCTTTGATGCACATAAAGAAATGTTTTTGTTAAATGCGTTTCAATCATAGTTTATGTACGCCTTTTAATCGCATAAAAAATGCATTCGATTTATGATTTATGCATAATTTTAGAGTCTTTACATCTTGGGGTTtccattcaatattttttattttcttttgtttatttatatttttaatgtttatttataatttaataatattttacttcttATTTATAAATGTCCACACAGACAGCTCTGTAGGACGGTCAGCTTTGCGCCCACCTGGCTCTCGCCCTGCGGTACCTCGAGGTATGAGTAATTCTGAAACGGACGGATCCAGTCGTGGTGATGGAAGTCGCACCTCACCTCCCGAACAGCAACGAAATCATCGTCCTTCACTTCCAGACGTCTCCAAACCATCAGTTCCAAGCAGTTCTTCAAAACCCAGTAACTCCgctcctcctccacctccaccGTTTAATCGTGCTGGCAATCGTGGACCCTCTTCAGCTCAACAAGGCTCTGGGCAGAGTCGTGACAAACCCtttccaccaccaccaccacctgtAAGCAAAGGGCCTCCACCTCCACCGTCACCTGCCCGTGAGGGGACTCCTAGACATCCTCCCCTTTCATCTCGctcctcttcatcatcttcaATTTCTTCTGGTAATGCACCTCCACCACCTCCACCTTATCGCCAGCCGCCTGCTGCAAATGGTGACCCTGCCCCAGAGTTGCCACAGAGGCGAAACTCACTGAACAGGAGAGGTCATGGTAATGTTAATGCCCGAAGCCAAGCCCCACCTCCACCACCACCTTCCCAGCAGAACAGACGCCCCCCTCCACCAGCACGTGATCCAGTGGGACGCAGCACAGGTACAATGTCTTAAAATCAAGAAAGGTCTAAATGCCATTTTGCATTGAACACAATAAAGTGTGGCAGATCACCAAAAATAAACCCTACATCAAATTCATGCCTGAGCATAAAAGTatagttcaatcaaaaatgaaGATTCTTCCAATTTATTCACTCTTGATTTGTTCAAAatcacctgtaaccattgactttcataatatttgtttttcctgctatagatgtaaatgtttacaggtttccaaaattctacacaatatattattttatgtttagcagatgttttggaacaagtcaagggtgagtgaGTGAACTAAACCTTTTAAAGGTGACTTTGGAttaaaatttccatttttgtaCATTGTTTTCAGGCTCGTAGCCAGGCCAggttcaggtggtttgaaagaccgaCCCCCCTTCTGACAAAGTTCAGAATTTGccccctatatgagctcatttgtcccatttttgacagtatgccatcataaattgtaaaaGGAGCCAGTAgccaatagaagaaggctttaaaaagaataaccaaataaaaaccaataaaagaatgcttttattatttaaatagacTAATTCTGACAGGAAATGAGCTGACCAATTTGTTATTTgtctaaattatatttttttatatgtctaaaattctaatctcattacattatatatgAAACTGCCATAActcacagtttaaatgcacatttgtaaactaACATgcatttttgcaaacaaaaaatagtaTGATAAGCACTGCAAATAGGCGAACCGataaaagtatttataaaaagtatttttgttgcatcaaaaagtgtggtaatgataACCATTTGGCAAATTAATCCAGCACAAATCAGTGCCTAAAACTAAAATGCAGGATTTGAACCTCTCAAATAGAGGCTTGAACCatctaccttcttgctgtgaggtgaatgtgctacccgCTGCGCTACCGGCGCGCCACAAAAATGtcaactttttgagaaaaaaagaaccactcctTTTATAATAGTCTGATTACAGGCCTGGTTTTTGTGTTTAGTTCGATTTCTGCTGTGTCTACAAGCTCAGAAAAGTTTAAAAGGAACATTCTGAGTGTATTTATGTGTTATGATAGACCCTTTAGAATCCTCTGCCAGCTTAGACATAACTTGCTAGTTCTTTACATGGGCCTGCCTCCAAGCAAATTACAAGGCCTCGTGTAGCAAAGTGGCTAACAATGGTGTGTTTGGTTTTCTGGATGTGAACAAGAAATTAATCCTGACATGAAATCTGCCCTGTGTTCCAATGTAACTTTAGAGGCTCACTGGTGTCCTTACTCAGAATCCCAGATTCAAAAGAGGCAACAACAAAATGAACTAGTTTTATATATAAAGGGAATGTCCCAGAAGAAGTGTTAAAAAAACTGCGTTTTTGtgcaaatgattattttttttattcaatccgcattatccaatttattattcaccaataagacgattcctaagccacaaTAAATACCCTAAGCTCCATATAACAGCcacttcgttttgaagaatcccccttccacccctactccacctcttttcctagatgggcacggtggcccagtgattagcactgttgcctcacagctagaacgtcactggttctagtccttaccaagccagtttacacattctcccagTGCTCATGTAGGTTTCTCCCGGGTTcctgggtttcctcccaccgtccaaaaacatgcaacttaagttaattgactactCCAAATTAGTActatagacatgcacctagtaaccTAGTGCTTTACGACATTCAATGcaacaaaatagcatttaaagaATGAAGCTGTACCGTAATTGTTTCATTTGGTTAAAGTTACCAAACACCAACTTAaggtcccgtttacactaataagttttaggtttaaaatggcgttttggaatgaaaacgatccacatccacactggcatttcacctagtgtttctgaaaagatctgtCCACACTaaactgctgaaaacacacatcacgtgaccacacaaacACTGTGACGTGCTGCAGCGTATGcggacgtctgagctccaggcagtcagtgggtgctttgagcacacctccgcAGATGAGGGTAGTGCATAtgggacagttcatcaaggatatacCGCTGGATTTCATTTCACCACAgatgttaaacgtgatatttaattcaatttgtcCCTGTCTAATGACTTTTTTGGTTTTTCGAAtcttttggctgagcgcaaaaataagttcatttgttaatttatgcaatcacatacactgattctgcacatttgactgattgcttgcctttatttcttatattgtgtaaacttattgtatgttatacttttataatggccattagtgattattaaaactgatattcagcaaaagagacagggtagcCTGTTTCGTATTTTTCAAAGacaatgaaaggaggcagttatgttataggctccattttgttataaatatgcatacagtgaagatgacgatcacataaatatgtagctatgtgatgcctcaacatttttagtgtctgttaagttgttaatatcaaaatgaaaataggcagctCCTTATATCATGCTTTCATTTTACTGTTAAGATAAAAGCCTGCAGGGCAATGCGAATGACGTTATaaatacactgttccctttgaagatttacccgatgtgtcctcaggagtttattttccatataaaacttgcgaagtctgaacttaaggaaaggGTGCTAGGCTTCGTGCACTTGATATTGAGAAATAGCCCCAATCAGATCTCTACAGCCACGCCTGCGTTTTCAAATGTCTTCatttttccccatccacactgacacggagcaacAGCGTTTCAAAACAAAAATTGCCTCTTCGGCGTTTCCAAAACGATGATTTCAGGGTTCGAAAACTCTGTCGTAGTGTGGACTGAAGGCATAACTGTAGCAAAAactatgcgttttaaaactaaaacatttaagtatAAATGTGGCCTAAGTTCACTCATGTTTGATATCAGATTTTCGTCCTCTCAAGTGCAGAGCTGTGTTTGTCAGTCTGCTGTGGTTTTCACACTGTGCAGCTGAGCATTTGTTAAATCCAGTAGTGTCACTTTTCATATGTAGATGTTTGTTagaatacattttacattgataatggAAAGCTGCAATGTCAATAAATAAGATATTATGTGTGATGACTATATGGTGCGGAAGACGGCCCAGCATGATCTTAAGTTTTGTCATTATGAAGTGGAAACAGCACTAAATGCTTATTTATGTAAATCATACAAAAAAAGTCAGCAGAGGCTCAAGGTTTGGTTGAGCACTGTGTGTGCTGCGCTGGGTTAGGGTTGAGCAGCAGCTCATTGGCATTTTAagagaaataaagtgaaaatgtgtttttgacaGGGTAAAAAGAGTGTTTATATACTCTACCATTGAGAAATGTAACTAAAATAAGTTAGACTTGTCATTAAGACCCTAAAGAAGCATTTCAACTGAAAAACTGGCCATCCAGTGTAACCTTTAACATGGCATTGACCACAACATTGCCACCATGCCTAgtcttctctttttttctctttttttttttcttttgtgtgtataaatatatattttccttatAGCTTTAACCCCTTCCAATGCTAATATAATGATAAAGGTTGATACTACACCAGAAACAGATTATCTATCATGCTTGCGACATATAAATTTGATTCATACATTGATTTAATCACATTTACGGTGAAAGGGTCTTAGATCCACCTCACATTTTCAGAAGTACTGGTCCTAAAACTAATTTTTCCAATGGTATTCCtaaaaagtctttattaaacattataatcCATCAACCAGTAAGATGCAAGATGCATCACAGCAGTATAAACTTAACTCAAgcaaaaatagatttaaatattatgtactgtatataatatagttacaatatagtttgttaATTGTAGTTATTGGAGGGACAGAAACCTACAGAGTTCAACTTTTACATTACATTGAAGATGCCTGATCCTGCTAGTCAAGTCGGACGGGCTAACGAGAAAACTACAAGTATATATGTtggagcagggctggaactaaactttccaTTACATTCCTCACAGTATTAAATAGGAGTGGGCTGTTAGGAACATTTTTCCTTTGGATTccttttattttggtgcattcaaaTCATGTCAGAAAGATTGTATTTATGAGTTAAATGCTCATGAACACCATCACTAATTCATAATTATAAGTGGAAAAACTTAGGATTTTATAAAGTCAGACACAGTAAATGAGGTTTGTATTGTCTGCAAATGTGTACTTTTGtcatatacactgtaaatgtGGCATCCACAAATATTTTTGCAGTAAAGATTATTTAGAACATTTAAAGATGACAGTGaggaattaataacagaatttacatttttggctgaactaaccctttaaaagccAAGTAAAAAATGATACACTGTTATTTTGTGGATGTTGTTAAAATCATGTTGAAATTCCTGTGTAAAATTTACATCAGTATCTTGCTGTGACTAACGTGATTTGAATCGACTTGCAATATTTTTCACAAAATCATGGCTAATGTTGTGTTTTACCTGGAGTCCTGCTGTTATTTAAAGAAAGTACATAAAACAATATGGTCTGATGGCTTCAAAGAAAGTATAATACCATTGATGGACATCATAGCAGCTCATAGTTAACACAAATGTAGAAATTCTGGGCAATGTTCATAATGCATTTCTCACAAAAAAGTactatcaaatatttttttaagacctaaaatagAAGCGCCgaaaattatttgttgttttttggtgTTTACTCCCAACTTGATGGGAGTATTGCACAGACATTTCAAAACGGGAAAATAATTTTGACTGAAATAGTGTTGGAGGGATAAAATGATTGACTGAAATAGTgacttcatttaattttttttctgatgtgtttttacttttttagcaTGACTGTAAGCATGTCAGCTGTGCAGACACATCTCCCATTGTTGTTGAAATATCAAGAGGCAacttgtttattaattcattaattttcctttagcgtagtcccttatttatcagaggtcaccacagcggaatgaaccgccaagtattttggcatatgttttatgcagcggatgcccttccagtcgtaactcagtactgggaaacacccatacactctcacacacacatacactatggccaatttttgtttacccaattcacctacaccggactgtgggagaaaccagagaacccggaggaaaccctcgcaaacagggggagaacatgcaaactccacactgaaatgccaactggcactcgaaccagcgaactttttgctgtgaggcgaatttTAAGATAATGTTGACATGAGGCCATATTAAACTAAAAACCACATTTTTAAGCGTCTTATGCAATTCATATACATGACAACATCTTAATTTGAGGAATTTCACTTTCAGTTTTTGGCTAACTGAAGAGTTAACTTAGGAAGGGCTTTTCAATTATGGGATTAATCAttatcacgattattttggtcataattgtaatcacgattatacGTGGGGCACATGACCAAAAAGTTTTGGagatatatatacttttttatattaagACAGTTTTTTCCCTGTAAATAAGGTTGGTTTTAGACCTATACATTTCAAAAATCATAAAATTTCACCATTCCTAACACTAAAACCGAACGGgacaatgtaaataaacaagtGAACAAAAAGTTCTCACCGTTatgaaaaggaataaaaacaaaacaatataaatatacaactgaaatgaacagtgctttaagcatcttcactgtaagaattaaacttgatttgtttcttattaaagCTACACAGTCCTTCAGTCACGAGCAGCGAGTGACTTTTTGCTtgtctttttttgttaaaataataatagggctgcatgatactggaaaaatctgacattgtgatattatTTTTGCTGCGATGCATATTGCAATAGAAATATAATTGAATAGCTGTATTTGAAAAGATTTCAATAATTTAGAGGGACCGGGATGATCaagttttttttctattaagtgcatctgcataaaatataataaactactaTCATACGACAGAGCAAAATTAAAAGTTAACTCTAAGagtattcaaatacaaaaattaaacagtcaaatgtaaaataacatggtcatctttgtataaataataattcattcattttctttttggcatagtccctttattaatcaggggtcaccatagcggaatgaaccgccaacttatccagcatatgttttacgcaacccttccagctgcaacccatcactgggaaacacccatgtactctcacattctctcacacacacacacacacacacacacacacacacacacacacacacacacacacactatggacaatttagcttacccaattcacctatagcgcatgtctttagacttgtgggggaaaccagagtacccggaggaaacccacgccaacacgggaagaacatgcgaactccacaccagcgaccttcttgctgtgtggtgacagtgctacccactacgccagtGTGACGCctgtataaataattgtatactATATTATAGAAGAAtatctttacatttaataaataatctaatcctgcgacaTGACTATTGCGATGCTCAAACGTTATATTTTTCAGCCCTAATTAATAATGATGAGAACAGTCAGCAGCACGACTGTAATGCACTGTTGCTTTGAGAGCCAAACAATTCCAaattatggtttcactttcaaatGCTGTTTCATTTTCAAccgtttatattcatttattaaatatcaaatgagggtttcaagagttcacacttagctgatgattgattataaagcatgttgccatgctgtcccgggagagaaccttgagcttataagatccttgagcccggggctccttcCTGTTTGCAAGGTTAGAGGGgcgtttgagctcaggtagatctcgagaactcccctgctgtagtagctaatgaacagatagtgattgctcttaagagataactaattactaggtgcatgtctatagTACTAATTTGGagtagtcaattaacttaagttgcatgtttttggacggtgggaggaaacc contains the following coding sequences:
- the wipf2a gene encoding WAS/WASL-interacting protein family member 2 gives rise to the protein MPIPPPPPPPGPPPPPTFSQANTTPPKLNRDEAKGRGALLSDICKGAKLKKTTGVSDRSAPVLEKAGGRSGGGGGGGGGSGGGGGGGGSGGGGGGGGGFGGGSGPMAMGGLFSGGVPKLRPVGDSSVGRSALRPPGSRPAVPRGMSNSETDGSSRGDGSRTSPPEQQRNHRPSLPDVSKPSVPSSSSKPSNSAPPPPPPFNRAGNRGPSSAQQGSGQSRDKPFPPPPPPVSKGPPPPPSPAREGTPRHPPLSSRSSSSSSISSGNAPPPPPPYRQPPAANGDPAPELPQRRNSLNRRGHGNVNARSQAPPPPPPSQQNRRPPPPARDPVGRSTAPQVPPPISRNGIRETPPPPPPYRGGPQTSSEPPSRAKAPPLSSSGRQSSGHAPPPPPPLRNGHTSSASRSFADDFESKYDFHPIEDLPPPEEYRNFQKSYPSHNHNNRVRGAPPAPPVGGR